The following proteins come from a genomic window of Bacillota bacterium:
- the mtnA gene encoding S-methyl-5-thioribose-1-phosphate isomerase — translation MNETMLAGSEPRPSLVPIAWDGQAGAVRLIDQTLLPVEVKYMEVRTLDQMIEAVKALRVRGAPAIGIAAAFGVYLAVKDEEFRDSDGFLHKVREACQRMGGARPTAVNLSWALARVRRTAEVAAREATGTRDYLAGGAQEGMRQDGSTGFAEAILREALAMIEEDHRVCRAIGVHGATLILEGAKVLTHCNAGGLATAGLGTALATMFVAHEQGRRFEVWVDETRPLLQGSRLTAFELAQAGIQATVICDNMAASLMGSHQVDLVMVGADRVAANGDVCNKIGTYGLACLARMHGIPFYAACPTSTLDLATRTGDDIPIEQRDPREVTHGFGRQTAPDGVAVYNPAFDVTPGHMVTAIVTERGIVHPPYRKGLAEIAGGGSTEP, via the coding sequence ATGAACGAGACGATGCTGGCGGGAAGCGAGCCCCGCCCGAGCCTAGTGCCAATAGCCTGGGACGGACAGGCTGGAGCGGTCCGGCTCATCGACCAGACGCTTCTGCCGGTCGAGGTGAAGTACATGGAGGTGCGCACCTTGGATCAGATGATCGAGGCCGTGAAGGCGCTCCGGGTCCGCGGGGCGCCGGCAATCGGAATCGCCGCGGCGTTCGGAGTGTACCTTGCCGTGAAAGACGAGGAGTTCAGAGATTCGGATGGTTTCCTCCACAAGGTGCGGGAGGCATGCCAGCGGATGGGAGGCGCCCGTCCGACCGCCGTGAACCTGTCGTGGGCACTCGCGAGGGTCCGAAGGACGGCGGAGGTTGCGGCGCGGGAGGCGACTGGGACGCGGGACTACCTGGCAGGAGGCGCGCAGGAGGGCATGCGCCAGGACGGAAGTACCGGGTTCGCGGAGGCTATCCTCCGAGAGGCGCTCGCCATGATCGAGGAAGATCACCGCGTCTGCCGCGCCATCGGCGTGCATGGGGCCACATTGATCCTTGAAGGCGCGAAGGTGCTTACTCACTGCAACGCGGGAGGGTTGGCCACCGCAGGGCTGGGCACAGCACTCGCAACCATGTTCGTCGCTCACGAGCAGGGGAGACGGTTTGAAGTATGGGTGGATGAGACCCGCCCACTCCTGCAGGGCTCGCGCCTGACTGCCTTCGAGCTCGCACAGGCGGGCATCCAGGCGACTGTGATCTGTGACAACATGGCGGCATCCCTGATGGGAAGCCACCAGGTCGACTTGGTAATGGTCGGCGCGGACCGGGTTGCTGCCAACGGAGACGTGTGCAACAAGATCGGTACCTACGGGCTTGCATGCCTTGCGCGCATGCATGGGATTCCGTTCTACGCCGCCTGCCCAACATCCACTCTCGACCTTGCCACGCGGACAGGGGACGACATCCCGATCGAACAGAGGGATCCGCGAGAGGTCACCCACGGGTTTGGAAGGCAGACCGCCCCGGACGGCGTGGCCGTTTACAACCCCGCATTCGACGTCACTCCGGGTCACATGGTCACGGCCATCGTGACCGAGCGCGGCATAGTCCACCCGCCTTACCGCAAAGGCCTTGCGGAGATCGCGGGAGGGGGGTCCACAGAGCCCTGA